From the genome of Miscanthus floridulus cultivar M001 chromosome 10, ASM1932011v1, whole genome shotgun sequence, one region includes:
- the LOC136489915 gene encoding uncharacterized protein: MDLLPLPLQEQVNLDAAKRSDFLKKLHDETRRNIEKKSAQYAKQANKGKKKVTFQPGDLVWLHLHKDRFPQQRKSKLSPRGDGPFKVLHKINDNAYKIELPPEYSNVSTTFNVKDLIPFVGEPEFRTTPSQEGEANEDIPSIYSSSNETPLDIAGPITRSRAKQLEKEIHSQVNANLMFNNQFMLNEPKLLSSCSNVLRNDGVYEPAWDEDGFKPLDI; this comes from the coding sequence atggatcttttgcctttaccattaCAGGAACAAGTTAACTTGGATGCAGCAAAGagatcggattttctcaagaagctacatgatgagacaagaaggaatatcgagaagaaatcagcacaatatgcaaagcaagcgaacaaaggtaagaagaaggttACATTCCAGCCCGGAGACCTCGTGTGGTTGCATCTACACAAGGATCGATTTCCCCAACAACGCAAGAGTAAGTTATCTCCTAGGGGTGATGGTCCGTTCAAGGTTTTACACAAGataaatgataatgcttacaaaATTGAGCTGCCACCTGAATATTCCAATGTGAGTACAACATTCAATGTCAAAGACTTGATTCCATTTGTTGGTGAGCCTGAGTTTAGGACGACTCCTTCTCAAGAGGGGGAggctaatgaggacattcctagcatttactcatcttcaaatgaaactccacttgacatagctggtccaattacaagaagtagagctaaacaattggagaaggaaattcattctcaggtgaacgctaaccttatgtttaataatcagtttatgttgaatgagcctaagcttttgagttcttgttccaatgtccttaggaatgatggagtgtatgaaccagcatgggatgaagatggattcaagcctctggacatttga